From the Pedobacter cryoconitis genome, one window contains:
- a CDS encoding M1 family metallopeptidase yields MTKLLTATLLLCSGLQVSYAQNIQYNPGSNHGNKFEQLGTILSTPNEQRTASGAPGVKYWQQRADYDIKCTLDEKKLELTGAEKVTYFNNSPDVLTYIWLQLDENEHSNIRNAGYQTSTKIPATATTNEIDKGALDQPDNGNGVAIQKITDVTGKELKYTINKTMMRVEIPAPLKSGEQFIFNVTWKYKITDRIAGGGRGGYEFFPEDGNYLFTMAQWYPRLCVYSDFQGWQNHQFTGRGEFALTFGNFKVQMTVPADHVIGGTGECINYSAVLSPAELARYTKSKTATEPVEIVTLDEAKKAEVTKSNATKTWVFQANNVRDFAWTSSRKFIWDAMAQKVEGKSVMCMSFYGKEAYNLYRPYSTKAVAHTVKTYSHFTFPYPYPVAQSVEAANGMEYPMICFNYGRAEKDGTYSESSKNGMIGVIIHEVGHNFFPMIVNSDERQWTWMDEGLNSFLEYLTEELWDNKFPVKKGPAYTIVDYMKLPKDQLEPIMTNSENIERFGPNAYSKPATALNILRETIMGRELFDYAFKEYARRWAFKHPTPADLFRTMEDASGEDLDWFWRGWFYTTDPCDISLDAVKFAKADVNSKVPVSRVAMVKLAPPMVNDFDDISKVRNREDKNIRFYTDQDKSTQDFYWRYDRGIEKYDSKEHRQEIPELVEALSSEDQAKYAGKFFYELSFSNKGGLIMPIIVEFTFADGSKKIDRIPAQIWRHNELQASKFYVQDKEVTAIKLDPMRETADIDESNNTWGGKAQTSKFQLFKQKSITTRGQSVGGNPMQNAKGM; encoded by the coding sequence ATGACTAAATTATTAACCGCTACCCTGCTGCTGTGCTCCGGCCTGCAAGTTTCCTATGCCCAGAATATTCAATACAATCCTGGAAGTAACCATGGAAATAAATTTGAACAACTCGGAACCATCCTTTCTACGCCAAATGAGCAGCGGACAGCTAGTGGTGCGCCAGGCGTAAAATACTGGCAACAACGCGCAGATTACGACATTAAGTGTACGCTGGATGAAAAGAAACTCGAACTTACAGGAGCAGAAAAAGTAACTTATTTCAACAACTCACCAGACGTACTGACTTATATCTGGCTACAACTGGATGAAAATGAGCACAGTAACATCAGAAATGCAGGTTATCAGACCAGCACAAAAATTCCTGCTACAGCAACAACCAACGAAATAGATAAAGGTGCATTAGATCAGCCTGACAATGGAAACGGGGTTGCTATTCAAAAAATAACTGATGTCACAGGAAAAGAATTAAAATATACCATCAACAAAACCATGATGCGCGTAGAAATACCTGCCCCTTTAAAATCGGGTGAGCAGTTTATTTTTAACGTGACCTGGAAGTATAAAATCACAGACCGGATTGCTGGTGGTGGCCGTGGGGGTTATGAATTCTTTCCTGAAGACGGCAATTATCTGTTCACCATGGCACAATGGTATCCAAGATTATGCGTATACAGTGATTTCCAGGGCTGGCAGAACCACCAGTTTACTGGCAGAGGAGAATTTGCTTTAACGTTCGGAAATTTTAAAGTACAAATGACTGTCCCTGCTGATCATGTGATTGGCGGAACGGGAGAATGCATCAATTATAGTGCGGTACTTTCTCCGGCAGAACTAGCCAGGTATACGAAATCGAAAACAGCTACCGAACCTGTAGAAATCGTTACGCTGGATGAAGCTAAAAAAGCAGAGGTTACCAAAAGTAATGCGACAAAAACCTGGGTTTTCCAGGCAAACAATGTCCGCGACTTCGCCTGGACCTCTTCCAGGAAATTTATCTGGGATGCCATGGCACAAAAAGTTGAGGGTAAATCAGTGATGTGTATGAGCTTTTATGGTAAAGAGGCCTATAATTTATACAGACCTTATTCTACCAAAGCGGTTGCCCATACGGTTAAAACGTATTCTCATTTTACATTCCCTTACCCATATCCTGTTGCACAAAGTGTAGAAGCAGCCAATGGCATGGAATATCCAATGATCTGTTTCAATTACGGACGCGCTGAAAAAGATGGGACTTATAGCGAGAGTTCCAAAAATGGAATGATCGGTGTAATTATCCATGAAGTGGGACATAATTTCTTCCCGATGATTGTGAATAGTGATGAACGGCAGTGGACGTGGATGGATGAAGGATTAAATTCATTCCTGGAATACCTGACTGAAGAGCTTTGGGACAATAAATTCCCGGTCAAAAAAGGGCCTGCTTATACGATAGTGGATTACATGAAACTACCGAAAGATCAGCTGGAACCGATTATGACCAACTCTGAAAATATTGAACGTTTTGGCCCCAATGCTTATTCTAAACCTGCCACGGCTTTGAATATCCTGAGAGAAACCATTATGGGCAGAGAGTTATTTGATTATGCTTTTAAAGAATATGCCAGAAGATGGGCTTTTAAACATCCTACACCAGCAGATTTATTCAGAACGATGGAAGATGCAAGTGGTGAGGATCTGGACTGGTTCTGGAGAGGCTGGTTCTATACGACCGATCCTTGCGACATTTCTCTGGATGCCGTAAAATTCGCAAAAGCGGATGTGAATTCTAAAGTTCCGGTTTCAAGAGTAGCGATGGTTAAACTTGCCCCGCCAATGGTGAATGATTTCGATGATATATCTAAAGTAAGAAACAGAGAAGATAAGAATATCAGGTTTTATACTGATCAGGATAAGTCAACACAGGATTTCTACTGGAGATATGACCGGGGAATTGAGAAATATGATAGTAAAGAGCATAGACAGGAGATTCCTGAGCTGGTGGAAGCTTTGTCTTCAGAAGATCAGGCAAAATATGCCGGCAAATTCTTTTATGAGTTATCATTCAGCAATAAGGGCGGTCTGATTATGCCTATCATCGTAGAGTTTACTTTTGCTGATGGCAGTAAAAAGATAGATAGAATTCCTGCTCAGATTTGGAGACATAATGAGTTGCAGGCTTCTAAATTTTATGTACAGGATAAAGAAGTAACGGCTATAAAGTTAGATCCTATGCGTGAAACAGCCGATATTGATGAAAGTAATAATACCTGGGGAGGAAAAGCGCAGACCTCTAAATTCCAGTTATTTAAACAAAAATCTATTACTACACGCGGACAGTCTGTTGGCGGTAATCCGATGCAAAACGCAAAAGGAATGTAA
- a CDS encoding DUF6702 family protein, whose amino-acid sequence MLSFLHHSLLICYVFTGLFKPLAAADAGSSLKHPLHLSSTELNYNLKERTMEVSCRIFTDDFEDILSKKYKVKADLSLEAKHKEMDQLVSKYMVAHLQLAADGKVLPLNYIGFEKDSEAIIVYLESAKVKNIVKLETTSTVLYDLFDDQTNIFHLTFKGNRHSFKLTFPDKKVASSL is encoded by the coding sequence ATGTTATCTTTCCTTCATCATTCTCTATTAATTTGTTACGTATTTACCGGTCTGTTTAAACCATTAGCAGCCGCTGATGCCGGGAGTAGTCTTAAACATCCTTTACATCTGAGCTCTACAGAATTAAATTATAACCTGAAAGAGCGTACGATGGAGGTGAGCTGCCGGATATTTACAGATGATTTTGAAGATATCCTCAGCAAAAAATATAAAGTTAAAGCAGATCTGTCTTTGGAGGCCAAACATAAAGAAATGGATCAGCTGGTCAGTAAATATATGGTGGCTCATTTACAACTGGCAGCGGATGGCAAGGTATTACCACTAAACTATATAGGTTTTGAGAAAGATAGTGAAGCCATAATAGTTTATCTGGAATCCGCAAAAGTTAAGAATATTGTTAAGCTGGAAACCACCAGTACCGTGTTATATGATCTTTTCGATGATCAGACAAATATCTTTCATTTAACCTTTAAAGGCAACAGGCACAGTTTTAAACTGACTTTTCCCGATAAAAAGGTTGCCTCATCCTTATAG
- a CDS encoding TetR/AcrR family transcriptional regulator, translated as MGSKERIQRVKEETRANILDAALEIVKEDGWQALSMRKIADKIEYTAPIIYEYFANKEGILLELTRKGNLFLLIDLKNAKAKHNDPKEQLAAMWIAYWDFAFEHTHLYQVMFGVDMMCCEQQKALPEAEASRKLITDTIVEIMNAESICEDRVCRKYYTFWSVIHGLISINLVRRGTNDEMNQHILKDAIHGIIQTIND; from the coding sequence ATGGGTAGTAAAGAAAGAATTCAAAGGGTTAAGGAAGAAACAAGAGCTAACATACTTGATGCTGCCTTAGAAATCGTCAAAGAAGACGGTTGGCAGGCCTTAAGTATGCGCAAAATCGCAGATAAAATTGAATACACTGCGCCGATTATTTATGAATATTTTGCCAATAAAGAAGGCATTCTGCTGGAACTAACGCGAAAAGGAAATTTATTCCTGCTAATCGATCTGAAGAATGCAAAAGCAAAACACAATGATCCGAAAGAACAATTAGCAGCCATGTGGATAGCTTACTGGGATTTCGCATTTGAACACACCCATTTATATCAGGTGATGTTTGGTGTAGACATGATGTGTTGTGAGCAGCAAAAAGCATTGCCAGAGGCAGAAGCTTCACGTAAACTCATTACAGATACCATTGTAGAAATAATGAATGCTGAAAGTATCTGTGAAGATAGGGTTTGTAGAAAGTATTATACTTTCTGGTCTGTCATCCACGGATTGATTTCTATTAACCTGGTTAGAAGAGGCACTAACGATGAAATGAATCAGCACATTCTGAAAGATGCAATTCACGGAATTATACAAACAATCAACGATTAA